The Geothrix sp. DNA segment CCTGGGGTCCTGCCCTGGTAGAGCTGGGACACGATCCGCCGGCCCGCCACCATGGACCAGTGGAAGATCAGGCGCTTGACGAGGCTGGCTGAGGCCACGCCATCGTAGATGCGGCCATACACCTTCTCGTAGATCCGGGGCACCGAGGCCAGGACTGTGGGCCGTACCTCCAGGAGATCGGCAGGGACTGTGTTGACGCTCTCGGCGTAGTAGATCGAGGCGCCGATGTGGAGCATGAGGAACTGGCCGGCCATGCGCTCGAAGATGTGCGTGAGGGGCAGGAAGCTGAGGCAGCGATGACCTTCCTCCATCTTCACGGCCTCGAGGGAGGCCACGACGTTCGATGCCAGGTTGCCATGCGTGAGCACCGCGCCCTTGGGGTCGCCCGTCGTCCCGGAGGTGTAGATGAGCGTCAGGGTGTCCGAGGGCTTCCGCTGATCGGCCCACCCTCTCACCTCGGGCCGGCGGGCCTCCATGGCCTGGCCCTCCTCCATCAGGGTGGCCCAGCTCACGAGGCTGCGGCTGGTTCCTTCAGGCAGGTCGCCATCGAAGAGCACGGCCGCCTCAAGCAGCGGCAGCTGGTCCCACTGGGCCAGGACCTTGTCCAGCTGGGCCCGGTCGGAGCAGAGCACCCAGCGGGACTGGCTGTCCTTCAGGATGAAGCCTGCCTGCGGAGCGTTCAGGGTGGCATAGATGGTGACGTCCGGAAGGCCCTGGAGGGCGCAGGCGAAGTCGGCGATGGCCCATTCCGGACGGTTCTCGGAGAGGATGGCCACCCGGTCGCCAGCCTTGAGCCCGCGGGCGGCCATGGCCAGGGAGATGCGCTCGACCTGGGCCACCAGTTCGGCATGGGAAACAGGTACATAGCTCCCATTCCGCTTGAATGCCAGCGCGTCGGGCAGGTCCCGCTGGACTGCCTGATAGAAAAGCTGGGCAATCGTTTCGATGGGCTGCGCCACAATGACTCCGGACATGAGGGGATGTGACGGCATGGTAGCAGGGAAGGGAGTCGCGACGCTGAGCGGGGAGGTCCGGGCGTTCCACCTCGAACAGCGCGCGAGGGGGGTTTCGCCGCACACAGCCCGGGCTCAGCAGGGTGACCTGGAGAAGCTTCTCGAGCACGCGGCACGGGCCCGCTGGGACGCATGGGACGTGACCCCACGGACGCTGCGGGGCTTCGCCCTGGAGCTGGGCGATCGCGGCCTGGATCCGGCGAGCCAGGCGCGCATCCTCTCGACCATCCGCGGCTTCTTCAAGTGGCTGTGGGAGACCCGACGGATCGAGAAGAACCCCGCCTCCGGCCTTCGGAACCCCAAGC contains these protein-coding regions:
- a CDS encoding AMP-dependent synthetase/ligase, with the protein product MAQPIETIAQLFYQAVQRDLPDALAFKRNGSYVPVSHAELVAQVERISLAMAARGLKAGDRVAILSENRPEWAIADFACALQGLPDVTIYATLNAPQAGFILKDSQSRWVLCSDRAQLDKVLAQWDQLPLLEAAVLFDGDLPEGTSRSLVSWATLMEEGQAMEARRPEVRGWADQRKPSDTLTLIYTSGTTGDPKGAVLTHGNLASNVVASLEAVKMEEGHRCLSFLPLTHIFERMAGQFLMLHIGASIYYAESVNTVPADLLEVRPTVLASVPRIYEKVYGRIYDGVASASLVKRLIFHWSMVAGRRIVSQLYQGRTPGGWNGFCYGIARKLVFDKISARLGGRLRLAVSGGAPLGGKIMEFFWIVGVPILEGYGLTETSPVITINRPGEVLPGCVGRPLYRECNGRPFVKIAEDGEILCQGPNIMAGYWNNEQATREAIDSDGYFHTGDIGHQDDQGRLYITDRKKELIVTSGGKKVAPQPIENLLKGDKYISQAVLIGDQRNFISALIVPNFDSLVRWAGYKKLHFASHSELIQDPMVLAKVGSRLERVNEHLSNYERIKKFILLDHEMTLEGGQLTPSLKVKRRVVNQMYADRIEAMYGEPKG